Proteins encoded within one genomic window of Siniperca chuatsi isolate FFG_IHB_CAS linkage group LG4, ASM2008510v1, whole genome shotgun sequence:
- the ndrg4 gene encoding protein NDRG4 isoform X6: MPECWDGEHDIETPYGMLHVVIRGAPKGNKPAILTYHDVGLNHKLCFNTFFNNEDMQEITKHFVVCHVDAPGQQIGASQLPQGYQYPTMDQLAGMLPTVVQHFGFKSIVGIGVGAGAYILAKFALIFPDMVEGLVLLNIDPNGKGWIDWAATKLSGLTSNLPDTVLPHLFSQEELMNNTELVQSYRQQINNTVNQFNLQLFWNMYNSRRDLEMNRSGTVLNAKTLKCPVMLVVGDNAPAEEGVVECNSKLDPTNTTFLKMADSGGLPQLTQPGKLTEAFKYFLQGMGYIAYVKDRRLSGGPVPSASMTRLARSRTASLTSASSVDGSRSRACTHSDSTEGVGTVTHTMEVSC, from the exons GAGCATGATATTGAGACCCCTTACGGGATGCTGCATGTGGTGATCCGTGGGGCACCCAAAGGAAACAAGCCCGCTATCCTCACCTACCACGATGTGGGACTGAACC ACAAGCTGTGCTTCAACACTTTCTTCAATAATGAGGACATGCAGGAGATCACCAAGCACTTTGTGGTTTGCCACGTTGACGCCCCAGGACAGCAGATTGGAGCATCACAGTTGCCACAGGg GTACCAGTACCCTACTATGGACCAGTTGGCCGGGATGCTGCCCACTGTGGTGCAGCACTTTGG ATTTAAGAGCATCGTTGGGATTGGTGTTGGAGCTGGAGCTTACATTCTGGCCAAGTTTGCT CTGATCTTCCCTGACATGGTGGAGGGTTTGGTTCTGCTCAACATCGACCCCAATGGCAAAGGCTGGATCGACTGGGCTGCCACCAAG CTGTCAGGTCTGACCAGCAATCTGCCAGATACTGTGCTGCCACATCTTTTCAGCCAG gaGGAGCTGATGAACAACACAGAGCTGGTGCAGAGCTACCGGCAACAGATCAACAACACTGTCAACCAGTTCAACCTGCAGCTTTTCTGGAACATGTACAACAG TCGGAGGGACCTGGAGATGAATCGCAGTGGGACGGTGCTCAACGCCAAGACCCTGAA ATGTCCTGTGATGCTGGTTGTGGGAGACAACGCCCCTGCTGAGGAGGGAGTG GTCGAGTGCAACTCCAAACTGGACCCAACCAACACCACCTTCCTTAAG ATGGCTGACTCTGGTGGACTTCCTCAGctcacacag CCTGGCAAGCTGACTGAAGCCTTCAAGTATTTCCTGCAGGGAATGGGCTACA TTGCTTATGTGAAGGATCGGAGGTTGAGTGGAGGGCCAG tgCCCTCTGCCAGTATGACCCGCCTGGCTCGCTCCAGGACGGCCTCCCTGACCAGCGCCAGCTCCGTGGATGGGTCTCGCTCTCGGGCCTGCACCCATTCCGACAGCACCGAGGGCGTCGGCACGGTCACCCACACCATGGAGGTTTCCTGCTGA
- the ndrg4 gene encoding protein NDRG4 isoform X7: MPECWDGEHDIETPYGMLHVVIRGAPKGNKPAILTYHDVGLNHKLCFNTFFNNEDMQEITKHFVVCHVDAPGQQIGASQLPQGYQYPTMDQLAGMLPTVVQHFGFKSIVGIGVGAGAYILAKFALIFPDMVEGLVLLNIDPNGKGWIDWAATKLSGLTSNLPDTVLPHLFSQEELMNNTELVQSYRQQINNTVNQFNLQLFWNMYNSRRDLEMNRSGTVLNAKTLKCPVMLVVGDNAPAEEGVVECNSKLDPTNTTFLKMADSGGLPQLTQPGKLTEAFKYFLQGMGYMPSASMTRLARSRTASLTSASSVDGSRSRACTHSDSTEGVGTVTHTMEVSC, translated from the exons GAGCATGATATTGAGACCCCTTACGGGATGCTGCATGTGGTGATCCGTGGGGCACCCAAAGGAAACAAGCCCGCTATCCTCACCTACCACGATGTGGGACTGAACC ACAAGCTGTGCTTCAACACTTTCTTCAATAATGAGGACATGCAGGAGATCACCAAGCACTTTGTGGTTTGCCACGTTGACGCCCCAGGACAGCAGATTGGAGCATCACAGTTGCCACAGGg GTACCAGTACCCTACTATGGACCAGTTGGCCGGGATGCTGCCCACTGTGGTGCAGCACTTTGG ATTTAAGAGCATCGTTGGGATTGGTGTTGGAGCTGGAGCTTACATTCTGGCCAAGTTTGCT CTGATCTTCCCTGACATGGTGGAGGGTTTGGTTCTGCTCAACATCGACCCCAATGGCAAAGGCTGGATCGACTGGGCTGCCACCAAG CTGTCAGGTCTGACCAGCAATCTGCCAGATACTGTGCTGCCACATCTTTTCAGCCAG gaGGAGCTGATGAACAACACAGAGCTGGTGCAGAGCTACCGGCAACAGATCAACAACACTGTCAACCAGTTCAACCTGCAGCTTTTCTGGAACATGTACAACAG TCGGAGGGACCTGGAGATGAATCGCAGTGGGACGGTGCTCAACGCCAAGACCCTGAA ATGTCCTGTGATGCTGGTTGTGGGAGACAACGCCCCTGCTGAGGAGGGAGTG GTCGAGTGCAACTCCAAACTGGACCCAACCAACACCACCTTCCTTAAG ATGGCTGACTCTGGTGGACTTCCTCAGctcacacag CCTGGCAAGCTGACTGAAGCCTTCAAGTATTTCCTGCAGGGAATGGGCTACA tgCCCTCTGCCAGTATGACCCGCCTGGCTCGCTCCAGGACGGCCTCCCTGACCAGCGCCAGCTCCGTGGATGGGTCTCGCTCTCGGGCCTGCACCCATTCCGACAGCACCGAGGGCGTCGGCACGGTCACCCACACCATGGAGGTTTCCTGCTGA
- the ndrg4 gene encoding protein NDRG4 isoform X5, with translation MAGMKEQQFTEEKPLLPEQRGVDSDMESCEQLMPAGDWKEHDIETPYGMLHVVIRGAPKGNKPAILTYHDVGLNHKLCFNTFFNNEDMQEITKHFVVCHVDAPGQQIGASQLPQGYQYPTMDQLAGMLPTVVQHFGFKSIVGIGVGAGAYILAKFALIFPDMVEGLVLLNIDPNGKGWIDWAATKLSGLTSNLPDTVLPHLFSQEELMNNTELVQSYRQQINNTVNQFNLQLFWNMYNSRRDLEMNRSGTVLNAKTLKCPVMLVVGDNAPAEEGVVECNSKLDPTNTTFLKMADSGGLPQLTQPGKLTEAFKYFLQGMGYIAYVKDRRLSGGPVPSASMTRLARSRTASLTSASSVDGSRSRACTHSDSTEGVGTVTHTMEVSC, from the exons GAGCATGATATTGAGACCCCTTACGGGATGCTGCATGTGGTGATCCGTGGGGCACCCAAAGGAAACAAGCCCGCTATCCTCACCTACCACGATGTGGGACTGAACC ACAAGCTGTGCTTCAACACTTTCTTCAATAATGAGGACATGCAGGAGATCACCAAGCACTTTGTGGTTTGCCACGTTGACGCCCCAGGACAGCAGATTGGAGCATCACAGTTGCCACAGGg GTACCAGTACCCTACTATGGACCAGTTGGCCGGGATGCTGCCCACTGTGGTGCAGCACTTTGG ATTTAAGAGCATCGTTGGGATTGGTGTTGGAGCTGGAGCTTACATTCTGGCCAAGTTTGCT CTGATCTTCCCTGACATGGTGGAGGGTTTGGTTCTGCTCAACATCGACCCCAATGGCAAAGGCTGGATCGACTGGGCTGCCACCAAG CTGTCAGGTCTGACCAGCAATCTGCCAGATACTGTGCTGCCACATCTTTTCAGCCAG gaGGAGCTGATGAACAACACAGAGCTGGTGCAGAGCTACCGGCAACAGATCAACAACACTGTCAACCAGTTCAACCTGCAGCTTTTCTGGAACATGTACAACAG TCGGAGGGACCTGGAGATGAATCGCAGTGGGACGGTGCTCAACGCCAAGACCCTGAA ATGTCCTGTGATGCTGGTTGTGGGAGACAACGCCCCTGCTGAGGAGGGAGTG GTCGAGTGCAACTCCAAACTGGACCCAACCAACACCACCTTCCTTAAG ATGGCTGACTCTGGTGGACTTCCTCAGctcacacag CCTGGCAAGCTGACTGAAGCCTTCAAGTATTTCCTGCAGGGAATGGGCTACA TTGCTTATGTGAAGGATCGGAGGTTGAGTGGAGGGCCAG tgCCCTCTGCCAGTATGACCCGCCTGGCTCGCTCCAGGACGGCCTCCCTGACCAGCGCCAGCTCCGTGGATGGGTCTCGCTCTCGGGCCTGCACCCATTCCGACAGCACCGAGGGCGTCGGCACGGTCACCCACACCATGGAGGTTTCCTGCTGA
- the LOC122875340 gene encoding olfactomedin-4-like, which yields MKLYVIVPLCALFTLTQQAPSSDKCTCELTNSAKAFPHDKLSTVEDNASKCNSNITPQKTLELESLLLGLERRLPQLQEDVSMLEREDDGELYAVLSLYVIENELLEIKQLIDRLNSSTLGHQRLTSEATKQLEDLSAEMQELETYDTMKVVKGQQDNHRLQSDLDQCRKKLHPTIQSTQPPQGNCPHGQLQNITGPRVYTAGEYPGSYKYGAWGRDPKPEAGKENWYWLVMMTSGNKYSNYVRLYSSLSALIVGVSIPGNVQIDSSNPTTNTIQGPNVVLYGEALYYNCYNQDAVCRFNLTSKTVNTLQLPKGTRFNSKGNFCHLDECYPFTDLDLATDESGVWVIYTTTQDFGNLVLSKVEEGEPLTLSQTWHTSVYKQGVTNTFMACGVLYATRYINKDVEEIFYSFDTTTGVERFNIGILINKMSPNIYALNYSPVDQMLHAYCDSYMVSYKVLFS from the exons ATGAAGCTGTATGTGATTGTTCCGCTGTGTGCTCTGTTCACCCTCACCCAACAG GCACCTTCAAGTGATAAGTGTACGTGTGAGTTGACTAATTCAGCGAAGGCATTCCCTCATGACAAACTCAGCACAGTGGAGGACAATGCATCAAAATGCAACAGCAACATCACCCCACAGAAG ACTCTGGAGCTGGAGAGTCTGCTGCTGGGTTTGGAGCGACGTCTGCCCCAGCTGCAGGAAGATGTGTCGATGCTGGAGAGGGAGGATGACGGAGAGCTCTATGCAGTTCTCAGCCTGTATGTGATAGAGAATGAACTGCTGGAGATCAAGCAGCTCATCGACAGGCTCAACAGCAGCACCCTGGGACACCAGCGTCTAACTTCTGAAGCCACTAAACAG CTGGAGGACCTTAGTGCAGAGATGCAGGAGCTGGAGACGTATGACACCATGAAGGTGGTGAAGGGACAACAAGACAACCACCGTCTGCAGAGTGACCTAGACCAGTGCAGGAAGAAACTTCACCCCACCATCCAATCCACTCAACCTCCACAGG GTAACTGTCCCCACGGTCAACTTCAGAACATTACTGGGCCGAGGGTGTACACAGCAGGAGAGTACCCTGGCTCCTACAAGTATGGAGCCTGGGGTCGGGATCCCAAACCAGAGGCGGGGAAGGAGAACTGGTATTGGCTCGTAATGATGACCTCTGGCAACAAATACTCCAACTACGTCCGTCTCTACTCCAGCCTGAGTGCTCTCATTGTTGGGGTGAGCATCCCAG gTAATGTCCAGATCGACTCCTCTAACCCAACCACCAACACTATCCAGGGTCCAAATGTTGTGCTGTATGGAGAGGCCTTGTACTACAACTGTTACAACCAAGATGCTGTTTGTCGATTCAACCTCACCAGCAAAACTGTTAACACCTTACAACTACCCAAAGGCACCAG GTTTAACTCAAAAGGTAATTTCTGCCACCTTGATGAATGCTACCCGTTCACCGATCTCGACCTGGCAACAGATGAGTCAGGCGTCTGGGTGATCTATACCACCACCCAGGACTTTGGCAACCTGGTGCTGTCCAAGGTGGAGGAGGGTGAACCGCTGACACTCAGCCAAACCTGGCACACCTCGGTCTACAAGCAGGGGGTGACCAACACCTTCATGGCCTGCGGTGTGCTTTACGCAACACGGTACATCAACAAAGATGTGGAGGAGATCTTCTATTCGTTTGACACCACGACTGGGGTAGAAAGGTTCAACATTGGCATTTTGATTAACAAGATGTCGCCCAACATTTATGCCCTGAACTACAGCCCTGTGGACCAGATGCTGCATGCCTACTGTGATTCCTACATGGTCTCCTATAAGGTTTTGTTTTCGTAA